In Arvicanthis niloticus isolate mArvNil1 chromosome 10, mArvNil1.pat.X, whole genome shotgun sequence, a single genomic region encodes these proteins:
- the Lhx9 gene encoding LIM/homeobox protein Lhx9 isoform X5: MLNGTTLEAAMLFHGISGGHIQGIMEEMERRSKTEARLAKGTQLNGRDAGMPPLSPEKPALCAGCGGKISDRYYLLAVDKQWHLRCLKCCECKLALESELTCFAKDGSIYCKEDYYRRFSVQRCARCHLGISASEMVMRARDSVYHLSCFTCSTCNKTLTTGDHFGMKDSLVYCRAHFETLLQGEYPPQLSYTELAAKSGGLALPYFNGTGTVQKGRPRKRKSPALGVDIVNYNSGCNENEADHLDRDQQPYPPSQKTKRMRTSFKHHQLRTMKSYFAINHNPDAKDLKQLAQKTGLTKRVLQGEQILGHYSQTSRRLKIP; the protein is encoded by the exons CCATGCTCTTCCACGGAATCTCCGGAGGCCACATCCAAGGTATCATGGAGGAGATGGAGCGCAGATCCAAGACCGAGGCCCGTCTGGCCAAAGGCACTCAGCTCAACGGCCGCGACGCG GGTATGCCCCCGCTCAGCCCTGAGAAGCCTGCTCTGTGTGCCGGCTGCGGGGGCAAGATCTCCGACAGGTACTATCTGCTGGCCGTAGACAAACAGTGGCACCTTAGGTGCCTGAAGTGCTGTGAATGTAAGCTAGCCCTGGAATCTGAGCTCACCTGCTTTGCCAAGGACGGTAGCATTTACTGCAAGGAGGATTACTACAG AAGGTTCTCTGTGCAGAGATGTGCCCGCTGCCACCTTGGCATTTCCGCCTCGGAGATGGTCATGCGCGCCCGAGACTCTGTCTACCATCTGAGCTGCTTCACTTGCTCCACTTGCAACAAGACCTTGACCACGGGAGACCATTTCGGTATGAAGGACAGCCTGGTGTACTGCCGCGCACACTTCGAGACCCTCTTGCAAGGGGAATATCCACCTCAACTGAGCTACACGGAGCTGGCGGCCAAGAGCGGCGGCTTGGCTTTGCCTTACTTCAATGGCACTGGCACCGTGCAGAAGGGGCGGCCCCGGAAGCGGAAGAGCCCAGCTCTGGGAGTAGATATCGTGAATTACAACTCAG GTTGTAATGAGAATGAGGCAGACCACTTGGACCGGGACCAGCAGCCTTATCCACCTTCACAGAAGACCAAACGGATGCGAACTTCCTTCAAGCATCACCAGCTCCGGACCATGAAATCCTACTTTGCCATCAACCATAACCCAGATGCCAAGGACCTCAAGCAGCTTGCTCAAAAGACAGGCCTGACCAAAAGAGTTTTGCAG
- the Lhx9 gene encoding LIM/homeobox protein Lhx9 isoform X4: MEIVGCRAENNSCPFRPPAMLFHGISGGHIQGIMEEMERRSKTEARLAKGTQLNGRDAGMPPLSPEKPALCAGCGGKISDRYYLLAVDKQWHLRCLKCCECKLALESELTCFAKDGSIYCKEDYYRRFSVQRCARCHLGISASEMVMRARDSVYHLSCFTCSTCNKTLTTGDHFGMKDSLVYCRAHFETLLQGEYPPQLSYTELAAKSGGLALPYFNGTGTVQKGRPRKRKSPALGVDIVNYNSGCNENEADHLDRDQQPYPPSQKTKRMRTSFKHHQLRTMKSYFAINHNPDAKDLKQLAQKTGLTKRVLQGEQILGHYSQTSRRLKIP; encoded by the exons ATGGAAATAGTGGGGTGCCGAGCCGAAAACAATTCGTGTCCTTTCCGCCCCCCAGCCATGCTCTTCCACGGAATCTCCGGAGGCCACATCCAAGGTATCATGGAGGAGATGGAGCGCAGATCCAAGACCGAGGCCCGTCTGGCCAAAGGCACTCAGCTCAACGGCCGCGACGCG GGTATGCCCCCGCTCAGCCCTGAGAAGCCTGCTCTGTGTGCCGGCTGCGGGGGCAAGATCTCCGACAGGTACTATCTGCTGGCCGTAGACAAACAGTGGCACCTTAGGTGCCTGAAGTGCTGTGAATGTAAGCTAGCCCTGGAATCTGAGCTCACCTGCTTTGCCAAGGACGGTAGCATTTACTGCAAGGAGGATTACTACAG AAGGTTCTCTGTGCAGAGATGTGCCCGCTGCCACCTTGGCATTTCCGCCTCGGAGATGGTCATGCGCGCCCGAGACTCTGTCTACCATCTGAGCTGCTTCACTTGCTCCACTTGCAACAAGACCTTGACCACGGGAGACCATTTCGGTATGAAGGACAGCCTGGTGTACTGCCGCGCACACTTCGAGACCCTCTTGCAAGGGGAATATCCACCTCAACTGAGCTACACGGAGCTGGCGGCCAAGAGCGGCGGCTTGGCTTTGCCTTACTTCAATGGCACTGGCACCGTGCAGAAGGGGCGGCCCCGGAAGCGGAAGAGCCCAGCTCTGGGAGTAGATATCGTGAATTACAACTCAG GTTGTAATGAGAATGAGGCAGACCACTTGGACCGGGACCAGCAGCCTTATCCACCTTCACAGAAGACCAAACGGATGCGAACTTCCTTCAAGCATCACCAGCTCCGGACCATGAAATCCTACTTTGCCATCAACCATAACCCAGATGCCAAGGACCTCAAGCAGCTTGCTCAAAAGACAGGCCTGACCAAAAGAGTTTTGCAG